A DNA window from Pogona vitticeps strain Pit_001003342236 chromosome 2, PviZW2.1, whole genome shotgun sequence contains the following coding sequences:
- the LOC110091335 gene encoding uncharacterized protein LOC110091335: MKEERVGGLDSEGGQEGRRTSSWARQPDDVAEEVRWGTSEGVRWELGQERPQPWETKWPEFLRTTQLMDTRQEDPSRMEVDPWDNSRAFLASFEEVAKACRWPRGEWAARLLPALSGEAEEAFQNLEAGDKEDYGKVKAAILRKEALRMEKQRQHFRDFSCQEIDEPRKIHSHLQELCLRWLRPERRSKEQILELLILEQFLASLPPDVQGWIRAGGPDTCSQAVALVEDFLVSQQMVQKEKWQDLMNVKEAGVSLQVVGQTPGQASPETMFWQVLEVKDEKLLASGHRKGDQLKVENPQDAGNEQEKTPRTASEANRRNVAIPAETSKPRCNSERGLGTTPLKAHDESPECSESLVADWGETDTEERSKDGRSVTKPELVRNNAGEKHDNSSVLKGNVQPMDPDQPEGRHVGTQSYEASVSGEGFKTNVQKVSLLRPQRGRTGEKPDRCPEYGESFLWGAPLERHHGIHAEQKLFDCPECGRSFSDRSNLLRHGRVHTGDKPYDCPDCGRNFARKEGLIMHHRMHTGEKPYECHECGKSFPWGSDLLRHRRTHTGEKPYECRECGRRFSQRSKLLSHQMTHTGEKPHQCLQCGKNFCRKDGLVSHQRTHRKAENALTEGGSVATQGHGLIII, translated from the exons ATGAAGGAGGAACGGGTTGGAGGTCTGGACTCAGAAGGAGGACAAGAAGGTCGAAGGACATCCTCTTGGGCAAGACAGCCTGACGATGTGGCGGAGGAAGTGAGGTGGGGAACGTCCGAAGGGGTCAGGTGGGAACTGGGCCAAGAAAGGCCGCAACCCTGGGAAACCAAGTGGCCAGAGTTCCTGAGGACGACGCAACTCATGGACACTAGACAAGAAGATCCTTCAAGGATGGAGGTGGACCCCTGGGACAATAGCAGAgccttcctggcctccttcgAGGAAGTGGCCAAAGCCTGCCGGTGGCCCAGAGGAGAGTGGGCGGCCCGGCTTCTCCCAGCCCTGAGCGGAGAAGCGGAGGAGGCCTTTCAAAACCTAGAAGCCGGAGACAAGGAGGATTATGGGAAAGTGAAGGCTGCCATCTTGCGAAAGGAGGCCCTACGGATGGAGAAGCAGCGCCAGCACTTCAGGGACTTCTCCTGCCAGGAGATTGATGAGCCACGGAAGATTCACAGCCACCTCCAGGAGCTTTGCCTCCGGTGGCTGAGGCCGGAGAGACGCagcaaggagcagatcctggagctgctgatcctggagcagttcctggccagccTTCCCCCGGACGTTCAGGGCTGGATACGGGCGGGAGGGCCCGACACGTGTTCCCAGGCCGTGGCCCTGGTGGAGGACTTCCTCGTGAGCCAGCAGATGGTTCAGAAAGAGAAGTGGCAG GACCTTATGAACGTGAAGGAGGCAGGCGTATCTTTGCAGGTGGTCGGGCAGACGCCAGGGCAGGCCAGCCCAGAGACCATGTTCTGGCAGGTCCTGGAGGTGAAGGATGAGAAATTGCTGGCTTCAG GTCACAGAAAAGGAGATCAGCTCAAGGTAGAGAATCCTCAGGATGCCGGGAACGAGCAAGAGAAAACACCCAGGACAGCGTCTGAGGCAAACCGAAGAAATGTGGCGATACCAGCGGAGACATCCAAGCCAAGATGTAATTCTGAGAGGGGGCTTGGAACGACACCTCTAAAGGCTCACGATGAATCCCCCGAGTGTTCAGAAAGTCTTGTAGCCGATTGGGGCGAAACAGATACAGAGGAGAGGAGCAAAGATGGCCGAAGTGTCACCAAACCTGAACTTGTTAGAAACAATGCTGGAGAAAAACACGACAATAGTTCTGTATTGAAGGGAAACGTCCAACCGATGGATCCTGATCAACCTGAAGGAAGACATGTCGGGACGCAGTCGTATGAAGCCTCCGTGAGCGGGGAAGGCTTCAAAACAAACGTCCAGAAAGTTAGTCTTCTTCGACCTCAGAGAGGCCGTACAGGAGAGAAACCTGACCGTTGTCCTGAATACGGGGAAAGCTTCCTCTGGGGAGCACCATTGGAGAGACATCATGGCATTCATGCCGAACAGAAGCTTTTTGACTGCCCCGAGTGTGGGCGAAGCTTCTCTGACAGGTCAAATCTGTTGAGACATGGGAGAGTTCATACCGGGGATAAACCTTACGACTGCCCGGATTGTGGGAGGAACTTTGCACGGAAAGAAGGCTTGATCATGCATCACAGAAtgcacacgggagagaaaccttaCGAATGTCatgagtgtgggaagagcttccccTGGGGATCGGACCTGTTGAGGCACCGGAGGactcacacgggagagaaaccttaCGAGTGCCGAGAGTGTGGGAGGAGGTTCTCTCAGAGGTCAAAACTGTTGAGCCACCAGatgacccacactggagagaagccgcACCAATGTCTCCAGTGTGGGAAAAACTTCTGTCGGAAAGACGGGTTGGTCAGCCATCAGAGGACTCACAGAAAAGCTGAGAATGCCCTGACGGAAGGAGGATCGGTGGCCACACAGGGGCATGGATTAATAAttatataa